One genomic window of Desulfovibrio sp. TomC includes the following:
- a CDS encoding chemotaxis protein CheW: protein MKEPTDSCDDQYLTFTLEKGLYALSINHVREVLEYVTITRMPRTPDYICGVINLRGHAVPVVDLKVKFGLGQTEKTINTCIIITEVNFEGDQTVFGILSDSVREVYEMDAGQIEPPPNMGTAIRKDFIVGMGRSDEVFIIILDINKVFSSQELANVLDAVENEQAAIAL, encoded by the coding sequence GCGATGACCAGTACTTGACTTTTACCCTAGAAAAAGGGTTATACGCCTTAAGTATCAATCATGTAAGAGAAGTTCTTGAGTATGTGACCATCACCAGAATGCCTAGGACGCCGGACTATATCTGTGGTGTTATCAATTTAAGAGGTCACGCAGTCCCAGTAGTCGACCTCAAAGTAAAGTTCGGCCTCGGCCAAACCGAAAAAACCATTAATACGTGCATCATAATTACCGAAGTAAATTTTGAAGGTGACCAAACTGTTTTCGGGATTCTTTCGGATTCTGTCCGAGAAGTCTACGAAATGGATGCAGGACAAATCGAACCACCGCCAAATATGGGCACTGCCATTCGAAAAGATTTCATTGTCGGGATGGGTCGGTCAGATGAAGTATTTATTATAATTTTAGACATCAATAAAGTGTTCAGCTCACAGGAGTTAGCCAACGTTCTCGATGCTGTGGAGAACGAACAGGCTGCCATAGCTCTATAA